The sequence GGGGGGGCGCCGCGGCCGGGCGCGCGGGCGGCGCCGGGGTCGCGCCAGCCTCCGACGCAGCGGCGGGCGTGGCCACCGGCTTGAGGCCGAGGTCCCCCGCCACGCCCTCGACCACCGCCGCGTCGATGTGGTCCTTGCGCACGAGGAAGGCCTCGAAGAGGCAGTTGTCGCAGACGACGTTGACGAGGCGGGGGATGCCGCGCGCATGGCGGTGGATGAGCGCGAGCGCGTCGGGGCGGAAGATCTCGCGGTCGCCCGCACCCGCGACGCGCAGCCGGTGGCGGATGTAGGCCACGGTGGTGTCCGGGGCCATCGCGCTCAGTCGGTAGCGCACGGCCATCCGCTGGCGCAGCGGCTCGTCGAGCGCCAGCGTCTGGTCGAGGCTCGGCAGGCCGAAGAAGACGAAGGTCACCAGCTTGTGCGCCGGCAGTTCCAGGTTGAGCAGGCCGCGGAACTCCTCCATCAGCTCGCGCGACTGGAGCATCTGGGCCTCGTCGATGAGCACGACGGCCTTGCGCCCCTCCTCGCGGATCGCCAGGAGCCGGTGGTAGATCGCGGCGAGGCACTCGACGCGCTCGGCCGGCACCGGCTCGACGCCGAGCTGCGCGGCGATCTTGCGCAGCAGCCACTCGGCCGTGATCGAGGAGTGCACCACCACGAGCAGCGCCGACTCGAACTCGGTCTCGTCCAGCTCGTCGAGCAGGCGGCGCGCCAGCGTCGTCTTGCCGGCGCCGATGTCGCCCACGAGCACCGCGAGCCCGGCGTTCGAGCGCACCGCGTGCTTGAGCCGCAGCAGCGCCTCGCTGTGCTGGTTGCTGTTGAAGTAGTAGCGGCTGTCCGGCGCGTTGGAGAACGGCTGCTCCCGCAGTTGGAAGAACTCCTCGTAGCTCATGTCTGCGCCTCTAGAGATAGGAGACCCTGGGCTTCTTGCGCGGGTGGGCGGCAGGTGGAGGAGCGCCGCCGATGCGCGCGGCCACGTCGCGATACGCGGGATCGATCGCGTGGAGCCGCTGGAGGGCCTCGCCCGCCAGGTCCGTGCGGCCGGCCTGCTCGTGCAGCGCCGCGAGGTCGTAGAGGAAGCCCTTCTGCTGCTCGCTCCCCTCGACCGCGAGCGCGATTCCCGTGCGCAGCTTCTGGGCGGCCTCGTCGGCGCGGCCCTGCTCGCGCAGGCACAGCGCGATCATGCTCACGGCGTCCATGGCGCGCGACGGGCTCTTCTCCGCGAGCGTGAACTCCCCGATGGCCTCCTCGGTCAGGCCCATTTCCTTGTACGCGATGCCGAGATTGTAGTGGGTCTCGAAGTCCTCGTCGCCCAGCTGCTCCTTCACCGAGCGCTGGAACTCCTGGAAGATCTCGTTGAGCCCCGCCTCGTCCAGCGGCGGAGGCGGCGCCAGCTCGCCCTGCCCCTCGAACTCCAGCCGCAGGTCGCCGAGGAAATCGCCGAAGTCCGCGCCGACGGGAGGAGGCGCCTCCGCCTCCGCGGGCGCGGACGGCGCCGCGGCCGCTGCTGCCGCGACGGACGCCGGCGGCGCGGCGGCACGACGCTCGCGGACGGCCTGCAGGTTCGCGGCGATCGAGGCGTTGCCGGGGGCCAGCTTCGCGAGCTTCGAGTACAGGGACTCGGCCTCGTCGAGCAGCCCCTGCTGGAGATAGAAGTCCGCCTCCGCGAGGAACGCCGCGAACTCCCCGCCGACAGGGGCCGCGCCGCGTTTCTCGGCCGGGGCTTCGACGACGGGTGCTTCGACGGCTGGTGCTTCGACGACGGGCGCTTCGACGACGGGCGCTTCGACGACGGGCGCGAAAGCAACTTCGGCAGGCGACTCCGACGCCGGCTCGAAGACGGTTTCGACGATCCCCTCCGGCGCCGGCTCGGGCAGCGCTCCTGGCGCA is a genomic window of bacterium containing:
- a CDS encoding AAA family ATPase gives rise to the protein MSYEEFFQLREQPFSNAPDSRYYFNSNQHSEALLRLKHAVRSNAGLAVLVGDIGAGKTTLARRLLDELDETEFESALLVVVHSSITAEWLLRKIAAQLGVEPVPAERVECLAAIYHRLLAIREEGRKAVVLIDEAQMLQSRELMEEFRGLLNLELPAHKLVTFVFFGLPSLDQTLALDEPLRQRMAVRYRLSAMAPDTTVAYIRHRLRVAGAGDREIFRPDALALIHRHARGIPRLVNVVCDNCLFEAFLVRKDHIDAAVVEGVAGDLGLKPVATPAAASEAGATPAPPARPAAAPP